One genomic segment of Mesoterricola silvestris includes these proteins:
- a CDS encoding efflux RND transporter periplasmic adaptor subunit, whose amino-acid sequence MDIAITTPPSRRKYYAWGGAGLGILVLTLALGRLKPAVPSVERQSILVDTVKRGPMVFQVRGTGTLQPVDVRWITTGFDSRVEKIRVYPGTPVKADTVILELSNPELQQAALDAQWQFKAAEGELISAKARVQEALLDKRATLATVKASYASARMDLDANERLEKEGLVARQVLMQARGRAEELTTRYQIEQERLKIGEASLTAQLAASSAKVEQARALWLLKASQVEALKVRAGLQGVLQLLPVQVGQRLAPGSTLAKVAEPSRLKAELRISETQAKDLVLGQTVSVDTRNGLVQGRVARIDPAVVNGTVLVDATLEGALPKGARPDLSVEGIIELDRSADGLFVGRPVQAQAYGTLGLYRLAPDGSEAQRVQVRLGRGSVSTIEVLDGLKPGDQVILSDTSAWDASERIRIK is encoded by the coding sequence ATGGACATCGCCATCACCACGCCCCCCAGCCGCAGGAAGTACTACGCCTGGGGAGGCGCGGGCCTTGGCATCCTGGTCCTGACCCTCGCCCTGGGGAGGCTGAAGCCCGCGGTGCCCTCCGTGGAGCGCCAGAGCATCCTCGTGGACACCGTCAAGCGCGGACCCATGGTCTTCCAGGTGCGGGGCACGGGAACCCTCCAGCCGGTGGACGTGCGGTGGATCACCACCGGCTTCGACAGCCGGGTGGAGAAGATCCGGGTGTACCCCGGCACCCCGGTGAAGGCCGACACGGTCATCCTGGAGCTGTCCAATCCCGAACTGCAGCAGGCCGCCCTGGACGCCCAGTGGCAGTTCAAGGCCGCGGAGGGCGAACTCATCAGCGCCAAGGCCCGGGTCCAGGAGGCGCTCCTGGACAAGCGCGCCACCCTGGCCACCGTGAAGGCCAGCTACGCCAGCGCCCGCATGGACCTGGACGCCAACGAGCGGCTCGAGAAGGAGGGCCTCGTGGCGCGCCAGGTGCTCATGCAGGCCCGGGGCAGGGCCGAGGAGCTCACCACCCGGTACCAGATCGAGCAGGAACGCCTGAAGATCGGGGAGGCCTCCCTCACCGCCCAGCTCGCGGCCAGCAGCGCCAAGGTGGAGCAGGCCAGGGCCCTGTGGCTCCTCAAGGCCAGCCAGGTGGAGGCCCTCAAGGTGCGCGCGGGCCTCCAGGGGGTCCTGCAGCTCCTGCCGGTGCAGGTGGGGCAGCGCCTGGCCCCGGGCAGCACCCTGGCCAAGGTGGCCGAACCCTCCCGGCTCAAGGCCGAACTGCGCATCAGCGAAACCCAGGCCAAGGACCTCGTCCTCGGCCAGACCGTTTCCGTGGATACCCGCAACGGGCTCGTGCAGGGCCGGGTGGCGCGCATCGATCCCGCCGTGGTCAACGGCACCGTCCTGGTGGACGCCACCCTGGAAGGCGCCCTGCCCAAGGGCGCCCGGCCCGACCTGAGCGTGGAGGGGATCATCGAACTGGACCGCAGCGCCGACGGCCTCTTCGTGGGCCGGCCCGTGCAGGCCCAGGCCTACGGGACCCTCGGCCTCTACCGCCTCGCCCCCGACGGCTCCGAGGCCCAGCGCGTGCAGGTCCGGCTGGGGCGGGGATCGGTCTCCACCATCGAGGTGCTCGATGGCCTCAAGCCCGGCGACCAGGTGATCCTCTCGGACACCAGCGCCTGGGACGCTTCCGAACGCATCCGCATCAAGTGA